TTGTATAATAGTAAATGATAAAGAAGACAAGTCCTTTCAATTCATCCGCAACCTTGAAACAAATAGCTAATGTATGTATATCGCGCACCAATattcacaaatgcattgagCTCATTTAAAAGGCAAACCCTgatgaaatgtcaaaatgcTGTTTTGGATTTCTTTCATGTTGTGTTCCTATGTAACTGATGTCATTGAATGCAGCACAGCCGAGAAACACAAGGCAGGCTTTTGTCACCCCCACTCGACACGTGCGCTTTCGCGTGCGCTTGCTTTGTGTTAAGTGCTTCGATGTGCATCCGTGTGACTTTTGCCTTCCACGAGGTCTTGAGCGTCAATGTGTCACAAAAAGTGAACAGTAAAAGTTGTGCTGAGTTGAACATACATAGTTGTGCGATTTTTATTGTTGCTGCTTTTGTCTTTCTCTTCTCAAGCGGTTGCTTAATACGTTCCAAGAATGAACTGGCCATctttgcacagtgctccttatttttatttggatcTGTTTGACACGCCACTAATCCCGGCCGGCGCTCGGCGTCTGTAACCTTGACAACACTTGATGCCGAGGCAATCCAAGCTTGCAAAGCTCAATCCTCAACGATATCGTTTGGTCATCATCAGCCCCCGGTCATAGCGAGGGGCTAAAGATGCTAATGGGAGCTGTGTTCCTGCCGTTGTCGTCATCGCACGGGTTGTAGAAGGGGTACAAAGGAAGCAGAAGCCTTCCTGTGGAGAAAGTGTATCCTGGCGCCATGTTGTTGGCATTGTAGAAAGAAAGCTCCTCCTTTTCGCAGTCGAGAAAGACGCCCACGCGAGTTGGGAGAAGCGCCACGTTGACCTGACAGGCGTGGGATCGGTGCAAGCCAAAATGTCTCCATTCTTCAGGGCCAAAGTCCAAAGACCGGCGGAGGTACCCGTGGCCACCATCTCCCCTCGGGGGAGGTCGGCCCGTGCCACGCCCAGCCTCCATGCCGTCTTGCGGCCCACTTCCACCTCCCAGTAGTGCCGACCCGCGCTGAAGCCCTTGCGACCCAGCACGCAGTCGTTGTGCCGGAAGCGTTTGGGCTCGTCCTGCCCATATCCCGGCGCGTCTCCGGCGGCGTTGAAGCCCGGCGAAGTGCACGACGGCGACACGGACAGCAGAGGGTGGGCTGTCTCTGGGTCCAGCGTCACTGCTGTGATGTCTACAAACAAGCACAGCCGACTCCAATTTGGTGGACAACGTAGCGcaaatgttgctgttttcCGATGTTGGCATCAGAGCAAGGCTTTGTCGGATGTCAGGACTCTCACTCGTGACTCAACGGCCATTTTGGATTGGCTGTGATTGAAGTGGCCCGTGACCGCTCCCACAACTGCGTGGTCCATTTAGCGTAACTGGCCTCGGTGCGGCGATACTCGCTGGATACTTGCTGGCCACTATGTCGATATTTTTAGTTATTGACTGTATGTTAATGATTTGGCCATTTATGTTAAAAGCTTTATTAACCTCACAGATGAATCAAGGATGGAGTGGAATCAATGAATTAACATCACTTTATCCATTCATCTACTTTCTAAAGAAGTTAGTCAGCGAGGTTCCCTGTAAGACATTCTTACGTGGTACATACGTACGTACTTGGGTAGAGACAGCTTCTCATGCGCTTCCATATTCTGTACTGAATGGGTCCCACAAAGTGGCCCGAGTGCAGCTCAGCTTCTGGAGGGGGCGCAAATCTGACCTGAGATCTATTTGGATGAGGCGGGGAAGGATGGAAAGCGTGCGGAAGGCAAGATTCAGGAGTCGACTTACTTTTTAATCAGATCTTGTATGTCCTGCGGTCaaacaaagaaagagaaaagagaatTGACCGCCGCCGCCTACAAGTGACAACATTGATTTGGCAAATGTCAACCCAGTCAATAGTTAAAATCAGACGCTTGGCCACTCAGAAATCCGAGCCAaatgcaaatgtcatttttctcacCTTGAGCATCTCGGCGCTGTCTTCTTCAGCTAATTTGGCGTTGAGCGCGGCCATGGCTCGCTCCAGGTCCTTCCGTTGCTGGGAGATGGCCTTCTCCCTCTCCTTCAGTCTCTTTAGCGCTCTTCCCCGCTCCCGCTTCAGTCAATCCAAGTCCTTCCGCTCCTCCTCATCCAGGAAGCAGTGGAGGTTCCCGAACTCGGCTCGGATCTCTCGTTCCAGGCTATTAAACTGTCTCTGAAACACCGGCCGAGCACGATTCACTACACTAATTGGTTCCACTGAAAGAATTGCGTTGACTTTTGCAGGTTATGCTAAATTTTAGATGAAGAAAAGATTGATATTAGCTGAGTAAGAAGAAGACTTTACCTCCAGTTGTAGCGAGTCTGTGTAAGTCTCGCTCTCTGCCTCCCTGCACTTGTCCACTTGGTGCTGGATTCTTTTGATAGCCCGGACAAGATTGTCCTGCAACACAAATAATCACTGTCCGACAATATAGCTCCTCCACCCGGTATCGGTCAGTATGCCAGGGGTGAAAGGTAGATGGCTTACTTTGTGTTCAGGCCTCTGTCGACCATGTTGTTGGTGCGCTTTCCATACATTCCAGTCAACGGGGACACAACGCAGAAGTCAAGCAGAAGGACTCAAACGTGCAAAGTGACCAAGTAGacgcgagtgtgtgtgtgtgtgtgtgtgtgtgtgtgtgtgtgtgtgtgtgtgtgtgtgtgtgtgtgtgtgtgtgtgtgtgtgtgtgtgtgtgtgtgtgtgtgtgtgtgtgtgtgtgtgtgtgtgtgtgtgtgtgcgtgtgtgttgggggggagGCGTCCACATAGATGACAAGTTAAAAATAACAGAAGACAACTGATAGAATGTTCCATTAAAAAGACAGGGTGTTGGATGGCCGTGGTCGTGACAGCAGACAAAGGAAGAGGTTATCCTGGGCTCTGCACAACAAACGGGAGCGACAAATTACAGAGCGTCATGAATTTGCTCCGCACGTTTAAATTTATCAAGGTACCTCATCGATCCCCTGtcaaagggggagggggtaaTGCAATGCAGCCTGCAGCCATTACGGTGCGTTTTACTACCCCAAAATGACACTGCGGCATTGTAGCAGCACTCCCTTCTGTATGAATCTCACTAAAAATGGCAAGGCAATGGTCATGTTTTTGACATTGGCGGAAGAGGTGTGTTCCTGCGTGCAGTGTGTTGCCATGCAGACAAGCTTTGAAATGTATATCTGAAGAATTGCCTCTGTCCAGCCTCATTCCTCTCCTCCATTCATCTCCATTTTAAAGACATGAAGTGTTCACCTTTCATTGATGCTGCGCCACCATCTCTCCTCATGCAGTGTTAGGCAGCATTACACAACTCCTGCAAAATTCTCCCCTATCTATAATTCATGCTG
This DNA window, taken from Syngnathus acus chromosome 16, fSynAcu1.2, whole genome shotgun sequence, encodes the following:
- the si:ch73-54f23.4 gene encoding E3 ubiquitin-protein ligase TRIM69; translation: MAALNAKLAEEDSAEMLKDIQDLIKKSQVRFAPPPEAELHSGHFVGPIQYRIWKRMRSCLYPNITAVTLDPETAHPLLSVSPSCTSPGFNAAGDAPGYGQDEPKRFRHNDCVLGRKGFSAGRHYWEVEVGRKTAWRLGVARADLPRGEMVATGTSAGLWTLALKNGDILACTDPTPVRSTWRFSQLAWASFSTAKRRRRLLLPLYPFYNPCDDDNGRNTAPISIFSPSL